One part of the Mytilus trossulus isolate FHL-02 chromosome 11, PNRI_Mtr1.1.1.hap1, whole genome shotgun sequence genome encodes these proteins:
- the LOC134690770 gene encoding uncharacterized protein LOC134690770: MEYKDMSGMSRSEKRSWRSQCHLPPDQRQYPQQEKQEEEDHGQLRKPRIQASKFMIAQPPPQQSQVLSYSLAMAGIVRGGAAMNPEIPQAAGRAQKMAAVGRGSVPAVGRGMATSLPPAGRPMGRASALNYAQNMNGSSKVNGMMSMNNYGQTMNGTAQVNGMISNGAKSKTGPPGFNSQFAASEREEEMQSPGQFADFDDREEDVVKVGGNKENESPPAPSRAPAGIGRGVALLPLLLLVLAWEEGC; this comes from the exons ATGGAGTATAAAGATATGTCAGG AATGAGTAGATCTGAGAAGAGATCGTGGAGAAGTCAATGCCATCTACCTCCTGATCAGAGGCA gTATCCCCAGCAAGAGAAACAAGAAGAGGAAGACCATGGACAACTCCGCAAGCCACGTATCCAGGCCTCTAAATTCATGATAGCTCAACCTCCACCTCAACAATCACAAGTGTTGTCATACAGTCTGGCAATGGCAGGCATTGTACGAG GTGGAGCTGCTATGAATCCAGAAATACCACAGGCAGCTGGTAGAGCACAGAAAATGGCAGCCGTTGGTCGTGGCAGTGTGCCTGCAGTGGGTCGTGGTATGGCCACATCTTTGCCACCTGCTGGACGTCCTATGGGGAGAGCATCTGCTCTGAACTATGCTCAAAATATGAATGGATCATCAAAAGTTAATGGCATGATGAGCATGAACAACTATGGTCAGACTATGAATGGCACAGCACAAGTTAATGGCATGATAAGTAATGGAGCCAAATCAAAAACAGGACCTCCAG gGTTTAACAGTCAGTTTGCTGCTTCTGAAAGAGAAGAGGAAATGCAATCTCCAGGTCAGTTTGCAGATTTTGATGATAGAGAAGAAGATGTAGTAAAAGTTGGTGGCAATAAGGAGAATGAGAGTCCTCCTGCCCCTTCTAGAGCCCCTGCTGGTATTGGTAGAGGTGTGGCATTATTACCCCTTCTGCTTTTAGTGTTGGCCTGGGAAGAGGGGTGCTAA